The genomic window CAACCCATGGCTGTGATTGCCGGTGTGATGTTGATAGCGGCGACAGGTGCGTCCGCCGCTGCGGAGAACCTCTCCGTGCAATTGCCCGGCGTTCCGGTCACGCGAATTCAAGCCAGCTTCGAATGCGGTGCCGACGGCGTTGCGCTGGGACTGCCTGCAGGGCCTTTCACGGTCGAATACCTGAATGCCGGAAAGAACCATCTGGCAATCCTTCCTGTTCACGGCCAGGCGCTGATCTTTTCGAATGTGATCTCCGGTTCGGGCGCGCGCTATGCCGCCGGTCGCTATATCTGGTGGGACGCCGGAGCTCATGGCGTGACCCTCTATGCCGAAGGTGTCGACGGACATCCCAAGGCCGAATGCCATCTGGTGAAGAAGCAATGAAAGACACGCTCCCAAAGGAGGTTGAAAGATGACGAGGAGTACATGGCGCATAGTGCTGACGATCCTTATGTACAGTGGGGTTGTTGTCTTCCTCCTTCCTTACTTCAGGGGCAAGATGATGACCAGCTCGGGCATATGGTTCATGATCATCGGCGTGGGAATGGCGGTCGTGTGCGGCCTTCTGCGCTGCTATCTCACCGAGGGCGACTGCGCACGAATCCCTCATATCGGACGTGACTGGTAAAGAGGGCTGCGCCTGCTACCGCGGCCTGTTCGACTCCATTGCCGATGACCTCGGCATGCGCATCGGCACGGGTGGTCAGTCCTCTTCAACATTGCCAACTGCACCCCATCACGGTATAACCTGAAACTGTTTCCATACTGAAGTGATTGGGCGGTTTCGTGAAAAATAGGATAGGTGTGCGTTTCGCGTGTGGGGTTCTGGCAGCTTCGATATTTGGCATAGGCGCGATGGCGCAGGACCTTCCACCAACAACAGGGTCCGCACAGAATGGGCAATCGTCATTGGATCCGACGCGAGGCATCACAGATCCGGTGTTGGAATCGAGCCTGCACAAACCGCTGCCGGAGGAGTACATCTGGGTTGCTGCGGATGCTGAAACTCCGAAAACCGACGCAGCCAAGCCATATTTCTTCCGCCATCAATTTTCCGTCACGACGATACCTTCTGAGGCGACGCTCTATCTCGCGGGGCCGCACAACGTAAAGGTATGGCTCAACGGAAAGATGGCTGGACACGCGGAACGCGACGCATCGTCACCCCTGAGTACGCATGTGTTCGCCATGCCGATAAAGAAATTTCTACGCTCCGGCGAGAACACCATTGCCATCGAAGCTACACGCGGAGATGGAGTGAGTGGCACGGGGCAGGCGCTTGTCGTGAAGCTTCTGCCGCTCACACCATGGGTGAACGAGAGCAACACAACACCGCTGATGATGAGCGATGGCAGTTGGAAGGCTTCCACCGAGGTCGCGACAGACTGGCAGAGCCCGGACTTCAAAGAAGCTGACTGGCAGCCAGCCCATAGCTTCGGCGGCATCGAAAGCTCGATCGAATTCTTCCAGCGCAACTCCGACGCCGGACTCTACAACTGGCCTGGCTACGATGGCATCTCCAACTTTCTCGCGCACCTCAAGGTTCCCGCACAAAAGATCATCGATCAATATCCGGGGCAGGGACAGTTCATCCATCTCAACGCAATCACCTCGGAGGTCGGACAGGACGAGTTGGAGGTGAAGCTGCCCGCAACCACGCTGACCAATGAAGAAGCACCTAGCCTCTTTCTCGACTTCGGCAAAGAGCTTGTTGGCCACGTGGAGATCGTCTCCGACAGCGACTCGCCCGCCACGGTAACGGTTCAGATGGGAGAGTCCGAGGCCGAGGCGCTGCATGAGCCATACCTTGGAGTTGACCAGCTCACCATTCCCGCACATGGCACAGCGTATGGACCGAAGTCGGCGTTTCGCTATGTGAAGCTGCGGTTCGTCGGCGGCGGTCCCAGCCTGCGCTTCAAGGCCATCCATGTAGACGACATCTACTACCCGGTGAAGTATGCAGGCTCGTTCGAGTCGTCCGATCCCATGCTCAACAAGATTTGGGAGACCGGGGCCTATACCGCGCACCTGTGCATGCAGGACGACATCTGGGACGCCTCCAAGCGTGACCGCGCGCGCTGGATGGGCGACACCGATGTCAGCGGTCGCGTCATCGAAGACGTCTTCGGCGACAAGCCGCTGATGGAAGACACGCTGGATCGCCTGATGGGGCCCGCGCCGATCGAAAATCACGTCAACGGCATTCCTGGATACAGCTCGTTCTGGTTTACCGAGGTCGCCGACTACTACAGGCACACCGGCTCCAAAGAATTTCTCGAGAGCGAGCACGCGCGGCTGCTGCAGTTACTGAACTACGTCGATGGCGAATTCGATGCACGCGGAGTCTTTGCGAATACGCGGAAGCAGTGGCTCTACGTGGACTGGTCTCCTGATCTGAACGGCGACACGCCGGAGACGCGCCGCGCAACTACGCTTGAGTTCTACCGTGCCTATCGCGAAGCAGTATGGCTGCTGCGCCAGCTTGGCGATAACGCCAACGCAGATAAATATCAGGCACGCGCCGCGGCCATCGAGGCCGGCACGCAGAAGTATCTTCTCGATCCCGCAACCGAAACCTACGGCCCACGCTGGCAGACCAATGCTGCGGCAATCATCAGCGGCACAGCGGGGCCGCAGCAGTATCCGGCGATCTGGAACCATGTGCTCTCGAACGTCGGCCACATCAAGTACAACGCACTCATCATCACGCCGTATTACAACTACTACGTCATCAGCGCGATGGCGGAGATGAACCATCGCAAGGATGCACTCGCATGGATTCGCCAGTACTGGGGCGGCATGATCGACGAGGGCGCTACCAGCTTCTGGGAAGGCTACGACCCAAGCTGGTACAAGGGCAACTTCCACGCCGCGTTGCAGGCCGACGACGGCTCGGGCTACTTTGTAAGCCTCGCGCATGGGTGGTCGAGCGGACCGACGGCGTGGCTGATGGAACAGATCCTTGGCATCGAACCGACCGGCCCCGGCTTCAGCACCGTGAACATTCGTCCCGACCTCGCCGATCTCAGTTGGGCGAAGGGCGCAGAGCCGACACCGCACGGCTTGCTGAAGGTTGACGTCCGCCGCGACGCCACCAAGGTGGCGCTTGCGATCGATGTGCCTGAAGGCGTCGTCGCCAAGGTAGCCGTACCCGTAATCTCTGCCAGCGCACACGTTCTGGTGAATGGAAAGGCGCAAAAAGCTGTCGCCGCAGAAAACGGAACGCGCTTGATCGTTACGCTCGATTCGCCCGGCCACTACACGCTTGGCAGCAAATAGGCATTTCACCGACAGACGCAGCATAGCGAAGCTATGGCCACAGCAAACGATGGTACTCGCACCCTTTGCTGTGGCCGTAGCGAATGCTACGAGATAACTGTTCTCGCGCAAAAACCGCAAAGATCAATCCTGACTTAAAATGATCGGAGGCAACGCGGCAACAGGCGATGATCGAATTCCACGCGCCGCATCAATGGAGACAGCTTGACTCGATGGCACCAGCTTCCGCAGCAGTTGCATACCCTGGTTGCCTGTAGTCCAGGTTCTGTCCTGCTCCAGACTGCACGGTTCGATCCATCCAACCAGCGAAGCCTTCTCTTCCTCGACCCTGTTCAAATAATAGCGGCCCATACCCTTGAAGAAGTCCCCGATATCTTTCGGCGCATCGAGCAGGCGCTTGCCGAGGGCTTCTACACAGCGGGCTTTCTCAGTTACGAATGTGGATACCACTTCGAACGTTTCAAGGATGTCATTCTCACTGAGCAGAGTCTGCCGTTAGCATGGTTCGGAATCTATCGAAAGCCACTCATCTTCGATCACGAAACCGGCCGCTTCGATGACGACCCGCCACTACCTCTGACCGATGAGCCAATAAAAAAACCTGCGTCCACATTTGCCGAGAGCGTTACGCTGGCGATCTCGCAAGAGGACTACACCGCGAAGATTGAGCGCATCAAGGAATACATCGCCGCTGGGGAGACCTACCAGGTCAACTTCACCAGTAAGGTCTCCGTGCCTGCTGAAATCAGCTCCGACGCGGCATTTGCGACCCTGCTGCATCAGCAGCCCGTAGCTTACAGCGCATTGCTCAACGTAGCCGGGCATCAGATTCTCTCTCTTTCACCAGAGCTGTTTTTCAGGATCGAACAAGGCAAAATCATCACTCGCCCCATGAAGGGCACCATGCCTCGCGGCCTCGACTCTGTTGAAGATGAGCGGGCCGCCATCCGCTTGCAGGACGATGAAAAAAATCGCTGCGAGCATGTGATGATCGTTGACCTTCTGCGCAACGACATTGGCCGCATCTGCGAGATGGGCAGCGTGCAGGTCGACGATATCTTCTCCGTCGAAACGTATCAGACACTGTTACAGATGACCTCAACAGTCTCGGGCACGCTTCGCCATGGGCTCAGGTACTACGACATCTTCAAAAGCGTGTTCCCCAGCGGCTCCATCACCGGCGCTCCCAAAATTCGCACCATGGAGATCATTCACGAACTAGAAGCATCTCCCCGCGGAATCTACACCGGCTCCATCGGCTACATGGCTCCCGACGGAAGCGCTGCTTTCAATGTGGCCATTCGCACACTCGATCTGCACACAGGCAAAGCGCAGATGGGAGTAGGTGGCGGAATCGTCGCCGACTCCGACCCCGAGGACGAGTACAGCGAATGCCTGCTAAAGGCGGAGTTCCTCATCCGCCCGCGCCGCGACTTTCAGTTGATCGAGACGATGCTCTGGAACGAAGAATTTCGCCTGCTCTCCATGCACCTTGATCGCATGGAGTCCTCTGCCAGCTACTTCGGCTATACCTTTGACCGCACCGAAATCACGCAGAGACTAATTGTCGAATCACTATCATTTGAACCTGAAGTTTTGTATCGTGTGCGCCTGCTGCTCGCCGAAGATGGAGAACTAACGATTAGCCACGCGAAGCATACCGCAAACTCAGCTTCGCAGACGGGACATATCTGTCTTTCCTCGGAACACACTTCATCGGCAGATGTATTTCTTCGTCATAAAACGACGCTGCGCAAGTTATACGATTCGCAATACGCGAAGTGCCGCGACGATGGATTTGACGAAGTTATTTTTCTCAACGAAAGAGACGAGGTTACCGAGGGAGCCATCAGCAACATCTTCATACGCAGAGCAGGCGAGCTGTTCACTCCTCCGCTTCGCGCTGGCGTACTCCCCGGAGTCTTCCGCCGCCACATCCTCGAAACCGATGCCACCGCGAAAGAAAAAGTCTTGACGCTCAAAGATCTGGAATCAGCAGATGCCATCTATCTCTGCAACTCTCTGCGCGGAATGCGCGAGGTCAAACTCTCTTCCGCTGCTAGTGCATTGCATACGGCAGCGCACTAGCGCTACTCGTCATCCTCTTCCACTTCAACATCCAGATCGGTCGCCACCATGCGGCTTCCCCGGTCGACCAGCACCTGAATCCTGCCCTCAGCGGCCTCCAGCTCTTTTTTGCAGGCGTCCGATAGTTTGACGCCCTCTTCAAACAGCCGCACCGACTCATCGAGCGACAGGTCTCCGCGCTCAAGCTTCTCGACCACTGCCTCCAGCGCTGTCAGCTTCTGCTCAAAGTCCGCCATCAGGCCACCCCCACTTCCACCAGCCCCAACACCTGCGCCGCTGCCGCATACTTGCCGAACGGCGCGCTTACCTGGACCCCTTGCACCATGGGCCGTGCCTCGGCCAGCATCTCCTGGGCGATCTTCACGCCCTCAGCCCGCGCCGCCTCGGGCGAAGTTGCCGCAGCCATCCGCGCCATGATCTCCTCCGGCATACTTACTCGCAGATCGTTCTTCATAAACTCCGCGTTGCGCAGGTTCGTCAGCGGCCAGATCCCCGCAATCACCGGGATGCGGAAGCCCTCAATCCGCTTCAGGAAAGCCTCCAGCAATCGCAGATCAAAGACCGGCTGCGTAATCGCATACTCCGCGCCCGCCTCCACCTTATAGGCAAACCGCCGGACCTCCTGATCGATGTCCGGTACCCCCGGATTCGCTGCGACCGCAACCGTAAACCCAGTGGATTCGCCAATCGAGTTCTTGCCGATATCGAGACCGCAGTTAAGGTTGCGAACGATGTTCACTAGCCCGATCGCGTCCACATCGAAGACCGCCGTCGCATCGGGATAGTTCCCCAGCTTCGGCGGATCGCCGGTCAGGCAAAGAACATTTTTCAAACCAATCGACGATGCCCCCAGCAGATCGCTCTGAATGCTCAGCACGTTCCGGTCGCGGCAGGTGTAGTGCAGAATCGTCTCGATGCCGACGTTCTGCTGGATCTGCACGCACAGGCTCTGTGCGCTCATCCTCGCGCTGGCCCGCGGCGAATCCGGCACATTGATCGCGTCCACTCCCAGACGGTGCATCTCGGCCGCGCCGTTGACCTCTTTGCTGCAATCGATCCCCTTGGGCGGCACAATCTCCACCATGGTGACGAACTCGCCCGCAGCCACCATCGATCCGATCTTCGACCGCTGCGCCAACGGTGGCGGCTCTACCTTGTTCTTCACAACAGCGGTTGCCCCGGAATCGCTGCTCTCCATCACCTGAGCGCCCGTCTCCATTGCGCCCAGAGCACGCAACGCGCTCTTCATCGCCCGCGTATAGCTCGGAGTGGTGCCGCAACAGCCGCC from Granulicella sp. L56 includes these protein-coding regions:
- a CDS encoding MliC family protein; this encodes MQPMAVIAGVMLIAATGASAAAENLSVQLPGVPVTRIQASFECGADGVALGLPAGPFTVEYLNAGKNHLAILPVHGQALIFSNVISGSGARYAAGRYIWWDAGAHGVTLYAEGVDGHPKAECHLVKKQ
- a CDS encoding alpha-L-rhamnosidase C-terminal domain-containing protein, which codes for MRFACGVLAASIFGIGAMAQDLPPTTGSAQNGQSSLDPTRGITDPVLESSLHKPLPEEYIWVAADAETPKTDAAKPYFFRHQFSVTTIPSEATLYLAGPHNVKVWLNGKMAGHAERDASSPLSTHVFAMPIKKFLRSGENTIAIEATRGDGVSGTGQALVVKLLPLTPWVNESNTTPLMMSDGSWKASTEVATDWQSPDFKEADWQPAHSFGGIESSIEFFQRNSDAGLYNWPGYDGISNFLAHLKVPAQKIIDQYPGQGQFIHLNAITSEVGQDELEVKLPATTLTNEEAPSLFLDFGKELVGHVEIVSDSDSPATVTVQMGESEAEALHEPYLGVDQLTIPAHGTAYGPKSAFRYVKLRFVGGGPSLRFKAIHVDDIYYPVKYAGSFESSDPMLNKIWETGAYTAHLCMQDDIWDASKRDRARWMGDTDVSGRVIEDVFGDKPLMEDTLDRLMGPAPIENHVNGIPGYSSFWFTEVADYYRHTGSKEFLESEHARLLQLLNYVDGEFDARGVFANTRKQWLYVDWSPDLNGDTPETRRATTLEFYRAYREAVWLLRQLGDNANADKYQARAAAIEAGTQKYLLDPATETYGPRWQTNAAAIISGTAGPQQYPAIWNHVLSNVGHIKYNALIITPYYNYYVISAMAEMNHRKDALAWIRQYWGGMIDEGATSFWEGYDPSWYKGNFHAALQADDGSGYFVSLAHGWSSGPTAWLMEQILGIEPTGPGFSTVNIRPDLADLSWAKGAEPTPHGLLKVDVRRDATKVALAIDVPEGVVAKVAVPVISASAHVLVNGKAQKAVAAENGTRLIVTLDSPGHYTLGSK
- the pabB gene encoding aminodeoxychorismate synthase component I, with the protein product MTRWHQLPQQLHTLVACSPGSVLLQTARFDPSNQRSLLFLDPVQIIAAHTLEEVPDIFRRIEQALAEGFYTAGFLSYECGYHFERFKDVILTEQSLPLAWFGIYRKPLIFDHETGRFDDDPPLPLTDEPIKKPASTFAESVTLAISQEDYTAKIERIKEYIAAGETYQVNFTSKVSVPAEISSDAAFATLLHQQPVAYSALLNVAGHQILSLSPELFFRIEQGKIITRPMKGTMPRGLDSVEDERAAIRLQDDEKNRCEHVMIVDLLRNDIGRICEMGSVQVDDIFSVETYQTLLQMTSTVSGTLRHGLRYYDIFKSVFPSGSITGAPKIRTMEIIHELEASPRGIYTGSIGYMAPDGSAAFNVAIRTLDLHTGKAQMGVGGGIVADSDPEDEYSECLLKAEFLIRPRRDFQLIETMLWNEEFRLLSMHLDRMESSASYFGYTFDRTEITQRLIVESLSFEPEVLYRVRLLLAEDGELTISHAKHTANSASQTGHICLSSEHTSSADVFLRHKTTLRKLYDSQYAKCRDDGFDEVIFLNERDEVTEGAISNIFIRRAGELFTPPLRAGVLPGVFRRHILETDATAKEKVLTLKDLESADAIYLCNSLRGMREVKLSSAASALHTAAH
- the xseB gene encoding exodeoxyribonuclease VII small subunit translates to MADFEQKLTALEAVVEKLERGDLSLDESVRLFEEGVKLSDACKKELEAAEGRIQVLVDRGSRMVATDLDVEVEEDDE
- a CDS encoding bifunctional homocysteine S-methyltransferase/methylenetetrahydrofolate reductase gives rise to the protein MSDGAGGIGIRYLAEPTAVDRLFAGGTVLCDGAMGTMLYARGVFINRSYDELNLSQPELVHEVHAEYLQAGAEVVETNTFGANRFRLEHFGIQDKVHEINVAGVKLARECVDQIREKQASEAFVAGSIGPLGVRLEPLGKVGLDEARDAFAEQIRAMAEGGPGVGVDLLMIETMTSLSEAKQAIRAARSEAPWLPVVVMVTVDEEGNCLDGASAETAAKKLTEWGADAIGCNCSAGPATVLSVIERMRKVSSLPLAAMPNAGIPRAVEGRTLYLTSPEYMASFTRKLVKAGATFVGGCCGTTPSYTRAMKSALRALGAMETGAQVMESSDSGATAVVKNKVEPPPLAQRSKIGSMVAAGEFVTMVEIVPPKGIDCSKEVNGAAEMHRLGVDAINVPDSPRASARMSAQSLCVQIQQNVGIETILHYTCRDRNVLSIQSDLLGASSIGLKNVLCLTGDPPKLGNYPDATAVFDVDAIGLVNIVRNLNCGLDIGKNSIGESTGFTVAVAANPGVPDIDQEVRRFAYKVEAGAEYAITQPVFDLRLLEAFLKRIEGFRIPVIAGIWPLTNLRNAEFMKNDLRVSMPEEIMARMAAATSPEAARAEGVKIAQEMLAEARPMVQGVQVSAPFGKYAAAAQVLGLVEVGVA